A window of Silurus meridionalis isolate SWU-2019-XX chromosome 4, ASM1480568v1, whole genome shotgun sequence contains these coding sequences:
- the pdss1 gene encoding decaprenyl-diphosphate synthase subunit 1 isoform X1 yields the protein MAVQWRRCWRGHGAVRGAIEAVCGVNRRAVTVLERGAGAGGLVTEVLLPVRHTHTSINPSMFTRSRSRFLPPVARSCCCCCRIHSDTKLKDPFSLAQEDLKNLYEDIKKQLLVSKVELKALCDYYFDGKGKAFRPMIVVLMARACNIHSNRGGDLLPAQRSIAMISEMIHTASLVHDDVIDGADTRRGKTTINEMWGERKAILAGDFILSAASMALARIGNTTVVSVLSQVIEDLVRGEFMQLGSKENENERFKHYLEKTFKKTASLIANSCKAVSILVNSDPEVHEIAYQYGRNVGIAFQLVDDVLDFTSCANQLGKPSAADLRLGLATGPVLFACQQFPELHAMIMRRFCSDGDVDRAWRYVLESDGVEQTSFLAQHYCHEATRQISRLQPSPERDALIRLTELVLNRDK from the exons ATGGCGGTGCAGTGGCGGCGCTGCTGGAGGGGACATGGGGCAGTTAGAGGGGCAATAGAGGCTGTTTGTGGTGTGAACCGGAGAGCGGTGACGGTGCTGGAGAGAGGAGCAGGAGCTGGGGGCTTAGTTACAGAG GTGCTGCTTcctgtcagacacacacacacctccatcaatCCCAGCATGTTTACAAG GTCCAGGAGTCGATTCCTTCCTCCCGTAGCtcggagctgctgctgctgctgtaggATTCACAGTGACACGAAGCTGAAGGACCCTTTCTCACTGGCGCAGGAGGACCTGAAAAACCTGTACGAGGACATTAAAAAG cagcTACTCGTGTCTAAAGTGGAGCTGAAAGCGCTGTGTGATTACTACTTTGACGGGAAAGGGAAAGCGTTCCGGCCCATGATCGTGGTGTTAATGGCTCGAGCCTGTAACATTCACAGCAACAGAGGAGG GGATCTGCTCCCGGCCCAGCGGTCCATCGCTATGATCTCTGAGATGATCCACACTGCCAGCCTGGTGCACGACGACGTCATCGACGGGGCGGATACGCGGCGAGGAAAGACCACTATTAACGAGATGTGGGGGGAGAGAAAG gccaTCTTGGCTGGAGATTTCATTCTCTCTGCAGCATCCATGGCTCTTGCACGTATCGGGAATACCACTGTTGTGTCGGTTCTCTCCCAAGTAATAGAGGACCTGGTACGAG GTGAATTCATGCAGCTGGGCTCCAAGGAGAACGAGAACGAGCGATTCAAGCACTACCTCGAGAAGACGTTTAAGAAGACGGCGAGCCTGATCGCCAACAGCTGTAAAGCA GTTTCCATTCTGGTGAACTCGGACCCCGAGGTGCACGAGATCGCGTATCAGTACGGACGAAACGTGGGCATCGCCTTCCAG CTGGTGGACGACGTGCTGGACTTCACCTCATGCGCTAATCAGCTGGGGAAACCGTCAGCTGCTGATCTCAGGCTGGGCCTGGCAACCGGACCCGTACTGTTCGCCTGCCAACAG TTTCCGGAGCTCCACGCTATGATAATGAGACGTTTCTGTTCGGATGGAGACGTCGATCGGGCCTGGAGATACGTCCTGGAG AGCGATGGCGTGGAGCAGACGAGTTTCCTGGCCCAGCATTACTGCCACGAGGCCACGCGTCAGATCAGCCGCCTGCAGCCGTCCCCTGAGAGAGACGCTCTGATCCGCCTCACTGAGCTCGTCCTCAACCGGGACAAATGA
- the pdss1 gene encoding decaprenyl-diphosphate synthase subunit 1 isoform X2, whose protein sequence is MAVQWRRCWRGHGAVRGAIEAVCGVNRRAVTVLERGAGAGGLVTEVLLPVRHTHTSINPSMFTRSRSRFLPPVARSCCCCCRIHSDTKLKDPFSLAQEDLKNLYEDIKKLLVSKVELKALCDYYFDGKGKAFRPMIVVLMARACNIHSNRGGDLLPAQRSIAMISEMIHTASLVHDDVIDGADTRRGKTTINEMWGERKAILAGDFILSAASMALARIGNTTVVSVLSQVIEDLVRGEFMQLGSKENENERFKHYLEKTFKKTASLIANSCKAVSILVNSDPEVHEIAYQYGRNVGIAFQLVDDVLDFTSCANQLGKPSAADLRLGLATGPVLFACQQFPELHAMIMRRFCSDGDVDRAWRYVLESDGVEQTSFLAQHYCHEATRQISRLQPSPERDALIRLTELVLNRDK, encoded by the exons ATGGCGGTGCAGTGGCGGCGCTGCTGGAGGGGACATGGGGCAGTTAGAGGGGCAATAGAGGCTGTTTGTGGTGTGAACCGGAGAGCGGTGACGGTGCTGGAGAGAGGAGCAGGAGCTGGGGGCTTAGTTACAGAG GTGCTGCTTcctgtcagacacacacacacctccatcaatCCCAGCATGTTTACAAG GTCCAGGAGTCGATTCCTTCCTCCCGTAGCtcggagctgctgctgctgctgtaggATTCACAGTGACACGAAGCTGAAGGACCCTTTCTCACTGGCGCAGGAGGACCTGAAAAACCTGTACGAGGACATTAAAAAG cTACTCGTGTCTAAAGTGGAGCTGAAAGCGCTGTGTGATTACTACTTTGACGGGAAAGGGAAAGCGTTCCGGCCCATGATCGTGGTGTTAATGGCTCGAGCCTGTAACATTCACAGCAACAGAGGAGG GGATCTGCTCCCGGCCCAGCGGTCCATCGCTATGATCTCTGAGATGATCCACACTGCCAGCCTGGTGCACGACGACGTCATCGACGGGGCGGATACGCGGCGAGGAAAGACCACTATTAACGAGATGTGGGGGGAGAGAAAG gccaTCTTGGCTGGAGATTTCATTCTCTCTGCAGCATCCATGGCTCTTGCACGTATCGGGAATACCACTGTTGTGTCGGTTCTCTCCCAAGTAATAGAGGACCTGGTACGAG GTGAATTCATGCAGCTGGGCTCCAAGGAGAACGAGAACGAGCGATTCAAGCACTACCTCGAGAAGACGTTTAAGAAGACGGCGAGCCTGATCGCCAACAGCTGTAAAGCA GTTTCCATTCTGGTGAACTCGGACCCCGAGGTGCACGAGATCGCGTATCAGTACGGACGAAACGTGGGCATCGCCTTCCAG CTGGTGGACGACGTGCTGGACTTCACCTCATGCGCTAATCAGCTGGGGAAACCGTCAGCTGCTGATCTCAGGCTGGGCCTGGCAACCGGACCCGTACTGTTCGCCTGCCAACAG TTTCCGGAGCTCCACGCTATGATAATGAGACGTTTCTGTTCGGATGGAGACGTCGATCGGGCCTGGAGATACGTCCTGGAG AGCGATGGCGTGGAGCAGACGAGTTTCCTGGCCCAGCATTACTGCCACGAGGCCACGCGTCAGATCAGCCGCCTGCAGCCGTCCCCTGAGAGAGACGCTCTGATCCGCCTCACTGAGCTCGTCCTCAACCGGGACAAATGA